The Actinomycetota bacterium genome has a window encoding:
- the arsB gene encoding ACR3 family arsenite efflux transporter, with translation MSVPTKPADVVVGKLSTLDRFLPVWIGLAMLVGLVLGRGIPGLRDVLQAVQVDGISMPIAIGLLVMMYPVLAKVRYDHLGSVTGDKRLLAGSMLLNWVLGPALMFTLAWIFLSDLPAYRTGLIIVGLARCIAMVIIWNDLACGDREAAAVLVAINSVFQVFAFAALGWFYLNVLPGWLGLDQSHIDASAWDIARSVLIFLGIPLLAGFLSRRVGEKAKGRTWYEEKFIPRIGPFAIYGLLFTVVVLFALQGEAITSNPLDVARIALPLLVYFAVMWSGAYALGASLGLGYERTTTLAFTAASNNFELAIAVAIATFGVTSGQALAGVVGPLIEVPVLVTLVYVSLALRRRFATHTFVPSA, from the coding sequence ATGAGCGTTCCCACCAAGCCGGCCGACGTTGTGGTCGGCAAGCTCTCCACGCTTGATCGGTTCCTGCCGGTGTGGATCGGCCTTGCCATGCTCGTGGGACTGGTTCTGGGCCGCGGCATCCCCGGCCTCAGAGACGTGTTGCAGGCCGTGCAAGTGGACGGGATCAGTATGCCCATCGCGATCGGGCTGCTCGTGATGATGTACCCGGTGCTGGCGAAGGTCCGCTACGACCACCTCGGTTCCGTCACCGGCGACAAGCGCCTGCTGGCCGGCTCGATGCTGCTCAATTGGGTGCTTGGGCCGGCACTTATGTTCACCCTGGCGTGGATCTTCCTGTCCGATCTGCCCGCGTACCGCACGGGGCTGATCATCGTGGGACTCGCTCGGTGCATCGCTATGGTCATCATCTGGAATGACCTCGCCTGCGGCGATCGCGAAGCCGCCGCTGTGCTGGTGGCCATCAACTCGGTGTTCCAAGTGTTCGCGTTTGCCGCGCTCGGCTGGTTCTATCTGAACGTCCTGCCGGGTTGGCTTGGGTTGGACCAGAGCCACATCGACGCATCGGCCTGGGACATCGCCCGCAGCGTGCTGATCTTTCTGGGCATCCCGCTGTTGGCCGGGTTTCTCTCTCGCCGCGTCGGCGAAAAGGCCAAGGGGCGCACGTGGTACGAGGAGAAGTTCATTCCTCGCATAGGGCCTTTCGCCATCTACGGGCTGCTGTTCACGGTGGTCGTGCTTTTCGCCCTGCAGGGTGAGGCCATCACCAGCAACCCGCTCGATGTCGCGCGCATCGCGCTGCCGCTGCTCGTCTACTTCGCAGTCATGTGGAGCGGCGCCTACGCCCTCGGCGCCTCCCTCGGCCTCGGCTACGAACGCACCACCACGCTCGCGTTCACGGCCGCCAGTAACAACTTCGAGCTAGCCATCGCGGTTGCCATCGCAACATTCGGAGTCACGTCGGGCCAAGCCCTGGCCGGCGTCGTCGGTCCGCTCATCGAGGTACCCGTTCTGGTGACCCTGGTTTACGTGAGCCTGGCTCTGCGTCGACGCTTCGCCACTCACACGTTCGTTCCGTCGGCTTAG
- a CDS encoding C39 family peptidase: MPTNRRDRPQSDLSVKMKFGVVALATAVALLVGAVAALADPLPFDLAQVPPFLDAGAALGSTSGTGSTAGYSGTGACAGETAPEGYPHAAIYKGSASGVPALLELTVNDDENGPLSLCEVAIYRAKANDVSFVDPFDAAQRSALLFGRTTECSEASTCSLSKWLAAGEAFYVVLWSAVPPPDSTPETETPPPSDAAFSYAASVRHKTALAIGLSGHRIKDLCAQYHEVVYGRYLTVRADTSPNATGSVRFELKAWDGDSWNPAGSSTRTLSNGNASIRYKAGASGKRLITAKFLGNAVGLPATSATMRILYVTPPWTRYSDGGLRLKVPYYRQQRRLSCEGAALRMAHNYFHPGRIDYDTSVYKITGIDPRRPARNGGCNPDRAFCGNVDGLMMKDGYGVHYRPIALAATSYDKCRPGIALRTYSYATLAGYLDNGYPVVVWGAHKGSTGIHKYNWRAWDGSYVTAYSVEHTWTVVGFRGKPGSPTHFIVADPSKSSSGGVKTVTTSQYYAFTKYFKTAVVVRG; this comes from the coding sequence GTGCCGACAAACAGACGCGACCGACCACAGAGCGACCTGTCGGTGAAGATGAAGTTCGGGGTAGTCGCTTTGGCGACCGCAGTTGCTCTGCTGGTAGGCGCCGTGGCAGCCTTGGCCGACCCGCTTCCCTTTGATCTCGCCCAAGTACCTCCCTTTCTGGACGCAGGAGCCGCCTTGGGCTCCACATCTGGAACCGGATCGACCGCAGGGTATTCCGGCACCGGGGCGTGCGCCGGCGAAACCGCCCCGGAGGGATACCCTCACGCCGCCATCTACAAGGGATCAGCCTCCGGCGTTCCTGCGCTGCTTGAGCTGACCGTAAACGACGATGAAAACGGCCCGCTGTCCCTCTGCGAAGTGGCGATCTACCGAGCCAAGGCGAACGACGTTTCCTTTGTCGACCCATTCGATGCGGCCCAGCGTTCGGCTCTTCTTTTCGGTCGCACCACCGAATGCTCTGAAGCTTCGACCTGCTCGCTGAGCAAATGGCTGGCGGCGGGGGAAGCCTTCTACGTGGTCCTGTGGTCTGCTGTCCCACCTCCTGATTCGACACCAGAGACCGAGACGCCTCCGCCGAGCGATGCCGCCTTTTCATATGCCGCATCAGTCCGACACAAGACCGCCCTGGCTATCGGACTCAGCGGACATCGCATCAAGGACTTGTGCGCTCAGTACCACGAGGTCGTCTACGGCCGCTACCTAACGGTGCGAGCCGACACCTCTCCCAACGCTACGGGGAGCGTGCGGTTCGAACTAAAAGCCTGGGACGGAGACAGTTGGAATCCCGCCGGCAGCTCGACTCGTACTCTGAGCAACGGCAACGCCTCGATCAGATACAAGGCCGGCGCTTCCGGGAAACGGTTGATAACCGCGAAGTTCCTGGGCAATGCCGTCGGGCTCCCGGCTACCTCTGCGACCATGAGGATCCTGTATGTGACTCCTCCTTGGACGCGCTATTCAGATGGAGGTCTCCGTTTGAAGGTGCCGTATTACCGTCAGCAGCGGAGGCTTTCGTGCGAAGGAGCAGCACTGAGGATGGCGCACAACTACTTCCATCCCGGCCGGATCGATTACGACACCTCCGTCTACAAAATCACCGGTATCGATCCGCGCCGTCCCGCCCGCAACGGCGGCTGCAATCCGGACCGAGCCTTCTGCGGAAACGTGGATGGCCTGATGATGAAAGACGGCTACGGGGTTCATTACCGACCGATCGCCCTGGCAGCCACCTCCTACGATAAGTGCCGGCCGGGCATTGCCCTTCGAACGTATTCCTATGCCACCCTGGCCGGCTATCTCGACAACGGTTACCCGGTGGTCGTGTGGGGGGCCCACAAAGGATCGACCGGAATCCACAAGTACAACTGGAGGGCCTGGGACGGCAGCTACGTGACCGCCTACAGCGTTGAACATACCTGGACGGTCGTGGGCTTCCGAGGCAAGCCCGGCAGCCCAACCCATTTCATCGTGGCCGACCCTTCCAAAAGCTCCAGTGGTGGGGTCAAGACGGTTACAACTTCCCAATACTACGCCTTCACCAAGTACTTCAAGACGGCCGTCGTCGTGCGTGGTTGA
- a CDS encoding BTAD domain-containing putative transcriptional regulator: MRESARRALIEAHLAERNVASALREYEAFSQLLHNELGLDPSDDLRALIEGLG, from the coding sequence TTGCGCGAGAGCGCCCGGCGCGCGCTCATCGAAGCGCACCTCGCGGAGCGCAACGTCGCCTCAGCACTCCGCGAGTACGAGGCATTCAGCCAACTCCTTCACAACGAGTTGGGGCTCGACCCCTCCGACGACTTGCGCGCATTGATCGAGGGCTTGGGCTAA
- a CDS encoding hydrophobic protein, giving the protein MVFLLVLALVLFMLGLFTAKILWWAALIIAVVWLVGMIRPSSRIFH; this is encoded by the coding sequence ATGGTGTTCCTTTTGGTACTGGCTCTCGTGTTGTTCATGCTCGGTCTCTTCACTGCGAAGATCCTGTGGTGGGCGGCGCTGATCATCGCAGTGGTGTGGCTCGTCGGAATGATCCGCCCGAGTAGCCGCATCTTCCATTAG
- a CDS encoding CsbD family protein, giving the protein MGGNADKVKGRIKQTIGALVGDEKLKRDGKRDERAGSTKQKADDAVDVVRDKLEKVAETLSPGEKEK; this is encoded by the coding sequence ATGGGCGGTAATGCGGACAAAGTGAAAGGCCGCATCAAGCAGACGATCGGCGCGCTTGTCGGCGACGAGAAGCTGAAGAGAGACGGGAAGCGCGACGAGCGTGCCGGCAGTACCAAGCAGAAGGCCGACGACGCGGTCGATGTCGTTCGCGACAAGCTCGAGAAGGTAGCGGAAACGCTTTCGCCGGGCGAAAAGGAGAAGTGA